The Astyanax mexicanus isolate ESR-SI-001 chromosome 7, AstMex3_surface, whole genome shotgun sequence genome has a window encoding:
- the si:dkey-20i10.7 gene encoding uncharacterized protein si:dkey-20i10.7 encodes MVKRCAWGSCKSDTRYPNRVQGVVFYPFPKPKTNLQKCQLWIRLCGRPHSRLNMDTITKNTYVCSKHFVNGAPTDEFPDPLDALDEKDLPKSPPEKKQRFEKSEARIETVEIIPSINTDLVCEDDPQRDLQNNVDTGTRLQHMAVISTIKSTSVEDSLRMTAYIQAEEIEHLKKQLSNMEYTSVTPELINNSSIANYFEFCTGFTFDMFNALCTFLRVPSDCTTPQTVNPLIYTKETRHTKTVPLRSQFLLVLMKLRNNYDTKDLAFKFQVDVQSVSLIINAWINYLYLRLGQISLWPHRDVISAQMPDNFKREFPTTFAIMDCIELRLERPTSLLLPSQTFSDSKTTNSLKGLVICDPRGSILFVSTLYTGTISDRDVFRQCGITTQLYHLIETGYLNPGDRLMADKGFQNQKDVEEIGLSLNIPLFAQRNRQLPFLGLQKKKMAKYRMHVKKAVAKIKKFKIVSEKIPNSILGNINQIWFVVSMLTNFQPHISGH; translated from the exons ATGGTGAAGCGCTGTGCGTGGGGCTCCTGTAAAAGCGACACCCGCTACCCGAATAGAGTGCAGGGCGTTGTTTTCTACCCCTTCCCAAAGCCCAAAACTAACCTGCAGAAATGCCAGCTCTGGATTCGCCTGTGTGGAAGACCGCACAGCCGGCTGAACATGGACACCATCACCAAAAACACATACGTCTGCTCCAAG CACTTTGTCAATGGAGCCCCGACTGATGAGTTTCCCGATCCGCTGGATGCACTGGATGAGAAGGACCTCCCAAAGTCACCTCCAGAGAAAAA GCAGAGGTTTGAAAAGAGTGAAGCCAGAATAGAGACTGTGGAGATTATTCCATCCATTAACACAG ATCTGGTTTGTGAAGATGACCCTCAGCGAGACCTTCAGAATAATGTGGACACTGGAACACGACTACAACACATGGCAGtaatatcaacaataaaatcaaCATCTGTAGAGGATTCCTTGAGGATGACAGCCTACATTCAAGCTGAAGAAATTGAGCATCTCAAAAAACAGCTGTCTAATATGGAGTATACCAGCGTGACACCTGAATTAATCAATAACAGCAGCATTGCCAATTACTTTGAGTTTTGTACTGGGTTCACATTTGACATGTTTAATGCTCTGTGCACTTTTCTTAGAGTCCCTAGTGACTGCACCACTCCACAAACAGTCAATCCCCTTATTTACACAAAGGAAACCCGCCATACCAAAACTGTGCCCCTCCGCAGCCAGTTCTTGCTGGTTTTGATGAAACTGCGCAACAACTATGACACAAAGGATCTTGCATTTAAGTTCCAGGTTGATGTGCAGAGTGTCAGCCTAATTATCAATGCTTGGATCAATTACTTATACCTCCGGCTGGGTCAGATATCGCTTTGGCCACACAGAGACGTTATCTCAGCTCAAATGCCAGACAACTTCAAGAGAGAATTCCCCACAACATTTGCTATTATGGATTGTATAGAATTGAGACTTGAGAGACCTACGTCACTGCTGCTCCCAAGTCAGACTTTCTCTGATAGCAAAACCACAAACTCGCTTAAAGGACTTGTTATATGTGACCCTCGTGGATCCATATTATTTGTATCAACACTTTACACTGGAACCATATCAGACAGAGACGTTTTTAGACAGTGTGGCATCACCACTCAACTTTACCATCTGATCGAGACTGGCTACCTAAATCCAGGTGATCGTTTGATGGCAGACAAAGGCTTTCAAAATCAGAAGGATGTTGAGGAAATTGGCCTGAGCCTCAATATTCCTCTTTTTGCACAGAGAAATAGGCAGCTGCCATTTTTGGgcttgcaaaagaaaaaaatggcaaaatacagAATGCATGTTAAGAAAGCggttgcaaaaataaaaaagttcaaaattGTGTCAGAAAAAATTCCTAACTCCATACTTGGTAACATTAATCAGATCTGGTTTGTGGTCAGCATGTTGACAAACTTCCAGCCACATATTTCTGGTCACTAA
- the slc39a8 gene encoding metal cation symporter ZIP8, which translates to MGEPFLRDLLQFYGSNDSLSTTNLGNFLQLISSRRPPASIDNDANPLRNEECLSLPELLAVFGLSNVSEVTADQLHLMCPAVLTQVLLPSCPFTPPLTQTIDSQVWGYSFLAVTIINLASLLGLLLVPFTKKPYFPKVLTYFIGVAIGTLFSNAVLQLIPEALGFDPKADDYILNAVGIFGGFYLLFFTEKVLKMALKADSADCHSHFPSSQTTDENATHFSNDLVISNISNNVNPNINHEIIPNGPREKPSNLSPVVNPVVSPVNEQDACVVLSCRWLRGEHVSNIKTVAWMITLSDALHNFIDGLAIGASFTLSLIAGFGTSIAIFCEEFPHEIGDFVILLSSGMSVPQAAFFNLMSAMCCYLGLALGILLGSNFAPNAIFAIAGGMFLYISLADMFPEMNNITMEHAKSSTDKVIFFLLQNGGMLTGFAIILLITMFAGDISLG; encoded by the exons ATGGGGGAGCCTTTTCTTAGGGATCTTTTACAGTTCTACGGCAGCAACGATTCACTCTCTACGACAAACCTGGGAAACTTTCTACAGCTCATCTCCTCCAGACGACCACCAGCATCCATTGACAATGATGCCAATCCACTAAGGAATGAGGAG TGTTTGTCTCTGCCAGAACTGCTGGCAGTCTTTGGCCTGAGTAATGTGTCTGAAGTCACTGCTGATCAGCTACACCTCATGTGCCCAGCAGTTCTCACTCAGGTCCTCCTGCCCTCCTGCCCTTTTACGCCTCCTCTCACCCAAACCATTGACTCTCAAG TTTGGGGTTATAGCTTCCTGGCTGTGACTATAATTAACTTGGCTTCTCTGTTGGGGTTACTTTTGGTTCCCTTCACTAAGAAACCCTACTTCCCAAAAGTTTTAACCTACTTCATCGGGGTGGCCATAGGAACCTTATTCTCTAATGCTGTTCTCCAACTTATTCCTGAG GCTCTTGGGTTCGATCCGAAAGCTGATGACTACATATTGAATGCTGTTGGGATTTTTGGCGGATTCTACCTCCTGTTCTTTAccgaaaaggttttaaaaatggCACTGAAAGCAGATTCAGCG GATTGCCACAGTCACTTCCCTTCCTCGCAGACCACTGATGAGAATGCCACCCACTTCAGCAATGACCTTGTCATAAGCAACATCAGCAATAATGTCAACCCAAACATCAACCATGAGATTATTCCAAACGGCCCCAGGGAGAAGCCAAGCAACTTAAGCCCAGTTGTGAACCCAGTTGTCAGCCCAGTCAATGAACAG gatGCTTGTGTAGTGTTGTCTTGTCGGTGGCTGCGAGGGGAACATGTTTCGAACATAAAAACTGTGGCTTGGATGATCACACTGAGTGACGCATTGCATAACTTCATAGATGGACTGGCCATTGGAGCCTCTTTCACGCTTTCTCTCATCGCTGGCTTCGGTACCTCAATTGCAATCTTCTGTGAGGAGTTCCCTCATGAGATAG GTGACTTTGTGATTCTGTTGAGCTCTGGTATGAGTGTACCTCAGGCTGCATTTTTTAACTTGATGTCGGCCATGTGCTGCTATCTGGGCTTAGCGCTGGGCATCCTGCTGGGAAGCAACTTCGCTCCAAATGCCATCTTTGCCATTGCCGGTGGAATGTTCCTCTACATCTCTCTGGCAGACATG tttccgGAAATGAACAACATAACGATGGAACACGCTAAAAGCTCCACAGACAAGGTCATATTCTTCCTGTTGCAAAATGGCGGCATGCTGACGGGATTTGCAATCATCCTCCTCATCACCATGTTTGCTGGAGACATCAGTCTGGGATAG
- the ube2d3 gene encoding ubiquitin-conjugating enzyme E2 D3 isoform X2: MALKRIQKELTDLARDPPAQCSAGPVGDDVFHWQATIMGPNESPYQGGVFFLTIHFPTDYPFKPPKVAFTTRIYHPNINSNGSICLDILRSQWSPALTISKVLLSICSLLCDPNPDDPLVPEIARIYKTDTEKYNRIAREWTQKYAM; encoded by the exons gAATTGACTGATTTGGCCCGTGATCCTCCAGCGCAATGTTCAGCAGGTCCAGTGGGGGATGATG tgtttcattGGCAGGCTACAATCATGGGTCCT AATGAGAGCCCCTATCAGGGTGGTGTTTTCTTCCTGACTATACACTTCCCAACAGACTATCCTTTTAAACCCCCAAAG GTTGCGTTCACCACGAGAATCTACCACCCAAATATTAACAGTAATGGCAGCATCTGTCTGGATATCCTCAGGTCCCAGTGGTCGCCTGCACTTACAATTTCTAAAG TTCTCCTGTCCATCTGCTCACTCTTATGTGACCCAAACCCAGATGATCCTCTTGTGCCAGAAATTGCACGAATCTACAAAACAGACACAGAGAA ATACAACAGAATAGCGCGGGAATGGACGCAGAAATATGCCATGTGA
- the ube2d3 gene encoding ubiquitin-conjugating enzyme E2 D3 isoform X1, whose translation MALKRIQKELTDLARDPPAQCSAGPVGDDVFHWQATIMGPNESPYQGGVFFLTIHFPTDYPFKPPKVAFTTRIYHPNINSNGSICLDILRSQWSPALTISKVLLSICSLLCDPNPDDPLVPEIARIYKTDTEKYNKMAREWTEKYAML comes from the exons gAATTGACTGATTTGGCCCGTGATCCTCCAGCGCAATGTTCAGCAGGTCCAGTGGGGGATGATG tgtttcattGGCAGGCTACAATCATGGGTCCT AATGAGAGCCCCTATCAGGGTGGTGTTTTCTTCCTGACTATACACTTCCCAACAGACTATCCTTTTAAACCCCCAAAG GTTGCGTTCACCACGAGAATCTACCACCCAAATATTAACAGTAATGGCAGCATCTGTCTGGATATCCTCAGGTCCCAGTGGTCGCCTGCACTTACAATTTCTAAAG TTCTCCTGTCCATCTGCTCACTCTTATGTGACCCAAACCCAGATGATCCTCTTGTGCCAGAAATTGCACGAATCTACAAAACAGACACAGAGAA GTACAATAAAATGGCCAGAGAATGGACAGAGAAATACGCCATGTTGTAG
- the manba gene encoding beta-mannosidase — translation MKQLRGPCVHLYTVGILLLCLITKVRSVGVSDTDLNGVWSLKNSNGSFSLSAEVPGCVHTALQQHKLIQDPYYRFNDLAYRWISLDNWTYSTSFSVSDSVRSSKRSFLVFEGVDTVATISLNGVIIGKTDNMFRRYDFEVAVLLKDVNILEVWLMSPVTYALDRRQAHTAYSVPPECPPAVQKGECHVNFIRKAQSSFSWDWGPSFPTLGIWKGVRLESFDTLRLLNVITSPKYDAGLSCWTVEVDVYFDVVTASKGIVLLSVPQLKSQAKFQLSLVPGQSNLSYVLQINQNVSVDLWWPFGHGKQPLFDMIINITMDNGEKFITEKLIAFRTVELVQEPIPDSPGLSFFFRINGQPVFLKGSNWIPAHAFQDQVTADRLTQLLVSAQKANMNVLRVWGGGIYEQDNFYVLCDQLGIMVWQDFMFACALYPTEKDFLQSVQEEVIQQVRRLKSHPSVVIWSGNNENEAAIAANWYFIPPAKKPLYVKDYVHLYVENIREIVLQEDTTRPFLVSSPTNGVESEKEGWVAHDPYDPHYGDVHFYNYLADCWDWRTFPRTRFASEYGFQSWPSFSTLSKVSEPTDWDFNSSFSSHRQHHEFGNMEMLLQAKLHYILPNKTDTVQRYKDSIYITQVMQAQCVKTQTEFYRRSQSDIVDSKGHTMGALYWQLNDIWQAPSWSSIEFGGKWKMLHYWAVNFFSPVIAVGVEDKGDLLIYAVSDMNTDDILKATVKLYRWSSFTPQCSLESDWIKVKGGGVTQMFQRPISSLLTECGNCTPQSCVVIFDLRDQQDGVRSPLNYQFLSSPRDAEGLQKPNITFTVTGEGNKFKLNLHCSSPALFVWLDVEDIPGIFDTNGFLMMSENYTVFFTAWRSTTLKDFVSKLNITSLRDIY, via the exons ATGAAGCAGCTGAGGGGACCCTGCGTGCACTTGTATACTGTAGGGATTTTGCTCTTGTGCTTAATAACGAAAGTACGGTCTGTTGGAGTCTCTGACACTGATCTAAATGGGGTCTGGAGTTTGAAGAACTCAAATGGCTCATTTTCTCTCAGTGCTGAAGTGCCAGGATGTGTTCACACAGCTCTGCAGCAGCACAAACTCATTCAG GATCCATACTATAGGTTTAATGATCTGGCCTACAGATGGATCTCTCTAGACAACTGGACATACTCCACTTCATTCTCTGTGTCTGACTCTGTCAG AAGCAGTAAGAGATCCTTTCTGGTGTTTGAAGGAGTGGACACAGTCGCCACCATTTCCCTCAATGGAGTAATCATTGGAAAAACTGACAACATGTTCCGTAGATAT GATTTTGAAGTTGCTGTCCTCCTTAAGGATGTGAATATTCTGGAGGTGTGGCTTATGTCACCTGTGACTTATGCATTGGACAGGCGTCAAGCTCATACTGCATACAGTGTTCCTCCAGAATGTCCTCCTGCAGTGCAGAAGGGGGAGTGTCACGTCAACTTTATCAGAAAG GCACAGAGCTCATTTAGCTGGGATTGGGGGCCCTCGTTTCCCACTCTTGGCATCTGGAAGGGTGTGCGACTGGAGTCTTTTGACACTCTAAGGCTACTAAATGTTATCACCAGTCCAAAATATG ACGCTGGTTTGTCATGCTGGACTGTGGAGGTGGATGTATACTTTGATGTTGTCACAGCCTCAAAGGGAATAGTTCTGCTCTCTGTACCTCAGTTAAAGTCACAGGCAAAGTTTCAGCTTTCACTTGTTCCTGGCCAGAGCAACTTATCCTATGTGCTTCAGATCAACCAG AACGTTTCAGTTGACTTGTGGTGGCCCTTCGGACATGGAAAACAACCCCTTTTTGACATGATTATAAATATCACCATGGACAATGGAGAGAAATTCATTACAGAAAAACTG ATTGCATTCCGTACTGTGGAGTTGGTACAAGAACCTATTCCTGATTCTCCTGGCCTCAGCTTCTTCTTCCGCATCAACGGACAGCCCGTTTTCCTGAAGGGATCAAATTGGATACCGGCCCATGCCTTCCAGGACCAGGTTACAGCAGACAG aTTGACTCAGCTGCTTGTGTCTGCACAGAAGGCAAACATGAATGTTTTGAGAGTTTGGGGTGGTGGGATCTATGAGCAGGACAACTTCTACGTTCTGTGTGATCAGCTTGGTATCATG GTCTGGCAGGACTTCATGTTTGCATGCGCTTTATATCCTACAGAGAAAGACTTCCTCCAGTCAGTACAGGAAGAGGTTATTCAACAG GTAAGACGACTCAAGTCTCACCCCTCTGTGGTCATCTGGAGTGGAAACAATGAGAATGAGGCGGCCATTGCAGCCAACTGGTACTTTATCCCTCCTGCTAAGAAGCCACTATATGTAAAAGACTATGTCCATTTGTATGTGGAAAACATCAGAGAGATTGTGTTGCAG GAGGACACTACAAGACCATTTCTAGTATCTAGTCCAACCAATGGGGTGGAGTCAGAAAAAGAAGGCTGGGTGGCCCATGATCCCTATGACCCTCATTATGGAGATGTACACTTCTACAACTACCTCGCTGACTGCTGGGACTGGAGGACTTTTCCTCGCACTCGCTTCGCATCTGAGTATGGCTTTCAGTCCTGGCCTTCATTCTCCACCCTCAGTAAG GTTTCAGAGCCCACAGACTGGGATTTTAACAGCAGTTTCTCAAGCCATCGACAGCACCATGAATTTGGGAACATGGAGATGCTTCTGCAGGCAAAGCTGCATTACATCCTTCCCAACAAAACAGACACTGTACAGAGATATAAAGACAGTATTTACATCACTCAG GTCATGCAGGCTCAATGTGTGAAGACCCAGACAGAATTCTACCGCCGCAGCCAAAGTGACATTGTGGACAGCAAAGGCCACACCATGGGCGCCCTCTACTGGCAGCTGAATGACATCTGGCAAGCACCCTCCTGGTCATCTATTG AGTTTGGTGGAAAGTGGAAGATGCTGCATTACTGGGCCGTCAACTTCTTCAGTCCTGTTATTGCAGTGGGGGTTGAGGATAAGGGAGATTTGCTGATCTACGCTGTGTCTGACATGAACACAGACGACATTCTGAAAGCTACA GTAAAACTTTACCGCTGGAGCAGCTTTACTCCACAGTGTTCTCTGGAGTCAGACTGGATAAAAGTCAAAGGAGGTGGAGTCACACAGATGTTCCAGCGCCCAATTTCCTCTCTGCTGACGGAATGTGGAAACTGCACTCCACAGTCATGTGTGGTCATATTTGACCTTAGAGATCAGCAGGATGGTGTAAGAAGCCCTCTGAACTATCAGTTTCTCAGCTCCCCACGAGATGCTGAGGGTCTTCAGAAACCCAACATCACG tTCACAGTGACTGGTGAAGGAAATAAGTTTAAGCTGAATCTCCATTGTTCCTCACCTGCTCTGTTTGTCTGGCTGGATGTGGAAGACATTCCTGGAATCTTTGACACTAACGGCTTCCTGATGATGTCTGAGAATTACACTGTGTTTTTCACCGCATGGAGATCCACCACCTTGAAAGACTTTGTCTcaaaactgaatattacatcccTCAGAGACATTTACTGA